GGATTCCGACGGGCCGGAATCCGACTTTCTCGTAGCAGCGGATCGCCCGGTCATTGGCGGCAGCCGGGTCGATGGTGATCCGATGATGACCACGGTGCCGGCAGAGGAAGTGAGCCAGGAGCCCCACCGCTCTCGTACCGAGCCCGCGCCCCTGGAACCGGCCGCTCAGGTAGACGTCGATACTGGAGTGCCGGTACCGCGGGTCGCCCTCCTCTGCGTACTGGATCCCACCGGCGACCTCGCCGGAGACCTCGAGCACCAGCAGGATGGTGTCGCCTTCTCCCAAAAGGTCGGTCGTCACCTCCGCCATGGACGCCGGTTCGCCCCACCAGCGGGCCACTGACGGTTCGGCCAGGATCGCGCGGAGTGGGGCGACGTCCACGGGACGGCCGGGCCGGATGACGAGGTCGCGATCGACGAGCAGGGGGCGCAGCTCCACGGTGTTCCCTTCTGCCCTCCATGGGGTGAAGGCCGCCCGATCGGCG
The Parafrankia discariae DNA segment above includes these coding regions:
- a CDS encoding GNAT family N-acetyltransferase; amino-acid sequence: MELRPLLVDRDLVIRPGRPVDVAPLRAILAEPSVARWWGEPASMAEVTTDLLGEGDTILLVLEVSGEVAGGIQYAEEGDPRYRHSSIDVYLSGRFQGRGLGTRAVGLLAHFLCRHRGHHRITIDPAAANDRAIRCYEKVGFRPVGILRGYERGPDGVFHDGLLMDLIGDDLVAGDGDVEAQRCSRSSGRSSQ